One part of the Arcanobacterium phocisimile genome encodes these proteins:
- the gatA gene encoding Asp-tRNA(Asn)/Glu-tRNA(Gln) amidotransferase subunit GatA, which translates to MTEQLHKKSAWELAQLLQAGEVTSVALTELFLDRIEKLNPKMNVFLAVDAQGALEEARTVDADRTAGKELPFFAGVPVALKDNMCQRGIPTTAASKMLEGWLPPYDATVVRLLKEARLPILGHTNMDEFAMGSSTEHSAFGPTQNPWGKDLIPGGSGGGSAAAVAGYLAPWALGSDTGGSIRQPGAMTGTVGTKPTYGAVSRYGIIALASSLDQVGPVARDVRDAAALQEIISKHDPLDSTSLTNDFSNLVAAVNEGKELHDLSDVTFGIVKELDGEGFNAGVLETYHGIIDKLKAAGANFVEVSCPSFDYAMSAYYLIMPAEMSSNLARYDGVRFGNRVLPKEGPVTAETMMAATREAGFGPEVKRRLILGTYALSAGTYDAYYGSAQRVRTLVQRDLKAAYEKVDVLLTPATPTVAFKFGEKLDDPIAMYKNDMTTIPANLAGTPAMTIPVGLSEGLPVGIQIMAPTFEDARMYKVAAMVENVADPAASHPAMDMWED; encoded by the coding sequence ATGACTGAACAACTACACAAAAAATCTGCGTGGGAACTAGCGCAACTATTGCAAGCAGGTGAGGTCACCTCGGTGGCGCTCACTGAGCTCTTCTTGGATCGAATCGAAAAACTCAATCCGAAGATGAATGTGTTCCTTGCAGTCGATGCCCAAGGAGCACTCGAAGAAGCTCGCACAGTAGACGCAGATCGCACAGCAGGCAAGGAACTTCCGTTCTTCGCTGGTGTCCCGGTAGCGTTGAAAGACAACATGTGTCAACGAGGCATTCCGACTACCGCAGCGTCGAAGATGCTCGAAGGATGGTTACCTCCTTATGACGCAACTGTCGTACGGCTCCTTAAAGAAGCACGATTGCCGATCTTGGGCCATACCAATATGGACGAATTTGCTATGGGCTCGTCCACCGAGCATTCAGCATTCGGCCCCACCCAAAATCCGTGGGGTAAGGATCTTATCCCAGGTGGATCTGGTGGCGGATCCGCGGCTGCAGTAGCGGGTTACCTCGCACCTTGGGCCCTCGGCTCCGATACTGGCGGTTCGATTCGTCAGCCTGGCGCAATGACCGGAACTGTTGGCACCAAGCCAACTTATGGTGCGGTTTCTCGTTACGGTATTATTGCGTTAGCGTCTTCGCTCGACCAAGTTGGTCCCGTTGCCCGAGATGTTCGCGACGCAGCAGCGCTCCAAGAAATCATCAGCAAGCACGATCCGCTTGATTCGACCTCGCTCACCAACGATTTTTCGAACCTCGTCGCCGCCGTGAACGAAGGTAAAGAACTTCACGATCTGAGCGATGTGACTTTCGGTATCGTCAAGGAACTTGACGGTGAAGGTTTCAACGCCGGTGTTCTCGAGACCTACCATGGAATTATTGACAAGCTCAAGGCAGCTGGTGCAAACTTCGTTGAAGTCTCTTGCCCGTCATTTGATTACGCTATGTCTGCGTACTACTTGATTATGCCGGCGGAAATGTCGTCTAATCTGGCGCGTTACGATGGCGTACGTTTCGGCAACCGGGTTCTTCCAAAGGAAGGTCCGGTGACGGCTGAGACGATGATGGCAGCTACTCGTGAGGCTGGTTTTGGTCCCGAAGTTAAGCGCCGTCTGATTTTGGGCACTTACGCACTGTCGGCTGGAACCTATGATGCCTACTATGGTTCGGCGCAACGTGTTCGTACCCTAGTGCAGCGTGATCTGAAAGCAGCCTACGAAAAAGTCGACGTCTTGTTGACGCCAGCAACGCCAACTGTTGCATTCAAGTTCGGCGAGAAGCTCGACGATCCGATTGCGATGTACAAGAACGACATGACTACAATCCCGGCAAACCTAGCTGGAACCCCAGCGATGACGATCCCGGTTGGCTTGTCGGAAGGTTTGCCAGTTGGCATCCAGATCATGGCACCAACTTTCGAAGATGCACGGATGTACAAGGTAGCGGCAATGGTAGAAAACGTAGCTGATCCGGCTGCTTCGCATCCCGCTATGGATATGTGGGAGGACTGA
- the gatB gene encoding Asp-tRNA(Asn)/Glu-tRNA(Gln) amidotransferase subunit GatB: MTDLMEYADVVKNFDPVLGIEVHVELSTKTKMFDGAPNAFGGEPNTFVTPVSLGLPGSLPVVNKKAIEYAIKLGLALNCKIAESCRFARKNYFYPDLSKNFQTSQSDEPLAYDGYLDIELDDGEVFRVNIERAHVEEDAGKNTHIGGEGRIHGADHSLVDYNRAGVPLVEIVTRPIEGCGARAPEVAAKYVQTIRDIARAIGVSEARMERGNVRADINVSLRKTPDSPLGTRTETKNVNSFRSIASAVEFEMRRQAAILDSGNTILQETRHFQELDGTTLPGRPKSDADDYRYFPEPDLVPLAPPREWVEELRATLPELPEQKRRRLLAEWGVSPTEMRDIVNAGALVLIEDSVKAGATSAGARKWWMGELARYAKDNDLELATVPVTAEHVAELDGLVESGKLTDKLARQALAGVLAGEGSPTEVVAARGLEVVSDDGALNTAVEEALAANPDVVEKIRNGKVQAAGAIVGAVMKATQGKADAARVRELIMERVQL; encoded by the coding sequence ATGACTGACCTAATGGAATATGCCGACGTCGTTAAGAACTTTGACCCAGTGTTGGGAATCGAAGTTCACGTCGAATTATCAACGAAGACGAAGATGTTTGACGGCGCACCGAATGCGTTCGGCGGTGAACCAAACACGTTCGTGACGCCAGTCTCTCTGGGTTTGCCCGGCTCTTTGCCAGTGGTGAATAAGAAGGCTATCGAGTACGCGATCAAGCTGGGCTTAGCGCTCAATTGCAAGATTGCTGAATCGTGCCGTTTTGCTCGCAAGAATTATTTCTATCCGGACTTGTCGAAGAACTTCCAGACTTCTCAGTCCGATGAACCGTTGGCATACGACGGTTACTTGGATATCGAGTTAGACGACGGCGAAGTCTTCCGCGTCAATATTGAACGTGCACACGTTGAAGAAGACGCCGGCAAGAATACCCACATTGGTGGCGAGGGTCGTATTCATGGTGCTGATCATTCCCTTGTTGACTACAACCGAGCTGGCGTTCCACTGGTGGAAATCGTTACCCGCCCAATCGAGGGCTGTGGTGCGCGGGCCCCTGAAGTAGCTGCTAAGTATGTGCAGACTATTCGCGATATTGCGCGCGCGATCGGTGTTTCTGAGGCTCGTATGGAGCGGGGAAATGTGCGTGCAGATATTAACGTATCGTTGCGCAAGACTCCAGATTCTCCATTGGGTACTCGTACTGAGACGAAGAACGTGAACTCTTTCCGTTCAATCGCCTCTGCTGTGGAATTTGAGATGCGTCGCCAGGCGGCAATCTTGGATTCTGGTAACACGATATTGCAGGAAACCCGTCACTTCCAGGAACTTGATGGCACTACGCTTCCGGGTCGTCCAAAGTCGGATGCTGATGATTACCGGTATTTCCCGGAACCTGATTTGGTGCCGTTGGCTCCACCGCGCGAATGGGTGGAAGAGCTCCGGGCAACCTTGCCAGAGTTGCCTGAACAAAAGCGTCGTCGGTTGCTCGCTGAATGGGGTGTTTCTCCAACCGAAATGCGCGACATCGTTAATGCTGGTGCGTTGGTATTGATTGAAGATTCGGTTAAGGCTGGCGCTACTTCAGCCGGTGCTCGTAAGTGGTGGATGGGCGAACTTGCCCGTTACGCGAAAGATAACGATCTCGAGCTTGCAACCGTTCCAGTGACAGCTGAGCATGTTGCTGAGCTTGATGGTCTCGTCGAATCGGGCAAGCTGACTGACAAACTGGCTCGCCAGGCACTTGCCGGCGTCCTTGCTGGCGAAGGATCACCGACGGAGGTTGTTGCTGCTCGTGGCCTCGAAGTGGTCAGCGACGACGGTGCGCTCAATACCGCCGTCGAAGAAGCGCTTGCTGCTAACCCCGACGTCGTCGAAAAAATTCGCAACGGTAAAGTTCAAGCTGCAGGCGCCATTGTAGGTGCTGTGATGAAGGCTACTCAGGGTAAAGCAGATGCTGCCCGAGTTCGCGAACTGATTATGGAGCGAGTTCAGCTCTGA
- a CDS encoding NAD-dependent malic enzyme produces the protein MSKALPSYNVTIRIALPFDPRGTATLVKEFADFGAIVTGVDMVESDEDTLLTDITAKVDDIAHAEQIAAKLETLDGAQVHGIHDSTVQAHIGGKIEIALKRPLRTRQDLGRIYTPGVARISEIIAKDPEQARKLTVKRNTVAVVSDGSAVLGLGNVGPKAAMPVMEGKAALFKKFGDVDGWPICLDTTDTEEIISVVKAIAPGFGGINLEDISAPRCFEIERRLRAELDIPVFHDDQHGTAVVVLAALINALKVVDKKIEDIRIVVSGVGAAGNAIIRLLKGQGAQDIIGVGRNGALGPFRQEEGEDRNWLAQNTNPRGQEGTLKDVLRDADVFIGVSAGNILTGKDIATMAKDPIVFALANPIPEVDPIEAAEYAAIVATGRSDYPNQINNVLAFPGIFRGMLDVKATEVTDRMLVVAARAIADTVLPEQLNANFIIPGVFHPTAAKDVARAIRDEFKNSTAESM, from the coding sequence ATGTCGAAAGCACTACCTAGCTATAACGTGACGATACGTATTGCGCTACCATTTGACCCTCGTGGCACTGCGACTTTGGTGAAAGAGTTTGCTGATTTCGGTGCGATTGTTACCGGTGTTGATATGGTCGAATCTGATGAAGATACCTTGTTGACAGATATTACTGCGAAGGTCGATGATATCGCGCACGCTGAGCAGATCGCAGCAAAGCTTGAAACTCTTGACGGTGCACAGGTTCACGGGATCCACGATTCCACCGTGCAGGCGCACATCGGCGGAAAGATCGAAATTGCGCTCAAGCGCCCCTTACGTACACGCCAAGATTTGGGGCGTATCTACACTCCAGGCGTAGCGCGCATCTCGGAGATTATTGCGAAAGATCCGGAACAAGCGCGCAAGCTGACAGTTAAGCGCAACACAGTTGCTGTTGTTTCTGACGGTTCGGCTGTCTTGGGTCTGGGCAATGTAGGACCCAAAGCTGCCATGCCAGTGATGGAAGGCAAAGCTGCGTTGTTTAAGAAGTTTGGCGACGTCGATGGGTGGCCTATCTGCTTGGATACGACTGATACTGAAGAGATTATCAGTGTTGTGAAGGCTATCGCGCCGGGCTTTGGCGGTATTAATCTGGAAGATATTTCTGCACCGCGGTGTTTCGAAATCGAGCGGCGGTTGCGCGCTGAGCTGGATATTCCAGTGTTCCACGATGATCAGCACGGTACCGCGGTGGTTGTCCTGGCTGCTTTAATTAACGCTCTGAAGGTTGTTGACAAGAAGATCGAAGATATTCGGATTGTTGTTTCCGGTGTTGGCGCTGCTGGAAATGCGATCATTCGTCTACTTAAGGGGCAAGGCGCTCAAGATATCATTGGCGTAGGTCGTAATGGTGCTTTAGGTCCGTTCCGTCAAGAAGAAGGCGAAGATCGTAATTGGCTTGCACAGAATACGAATCCTCGCGGCCAAGAAGGCACACTGAAGGATGTTCTACGTGATGCAGATGTGTTCATTGGTGTGTCTGCTGGCAATATTTTGACTGGTAAAGACATCGCCACAATGGCGAAAGATCCGATTGTTTTTGCGCTAGCCAACCCGATTCCAGAAGTGGATCCGATTGAAGCGGCTGAGTATGCTGCGATTGTTGCTACTGGCAGGTCTGATTATCCCAACCAGATTAACAACGTCTTGGCATTCCCTGGTATTTTCCGAGGCATGCTGGATGTTAAGGCCACTGAAGTAACAGACCGGATGCTCGTAGTGGCTGCTCGTGCTATTGCGGATACGGTGTTGCCTGAGCAGCTCAACGCAAACTTCATCATCCCAGGCGTCTTCCATCCGACGGCCGCTAAAGATGTTGCACGAGCAATTCGTGATGAGTTTAAGAACTCCACAGCTGAAAGCATGTAG
- a CDS encoding class I SAM-dependent methyltransferase, whose translation MPTPINPYDGIADLAASYVDVRPSYPQHLLESLLISPNCKSLTLADIGAGTGKLTRLLTNIGDSKHIVWAVEPSHDMRNQLIQLQDEHSFEIFSGTAECTGLPSSSCDLVFYSQSWHWLDRESALVEASRILKPGGTAVVLVNQLDVSIPWVKRLSRIMRSGDVYRSTAPPSFGSLFSQPTFAMASWQDYLSVQGVLKLGTTRSSWIRSSPANRERMQRNLRWYLYEKLGFDDQNVVEIPYLTYMWSAIRR comes from the coding sequence ATGCCTACTCCCATTAACCCCTATGATGGTATCGCTGACCTCGCTGCTTCGTATGTCGATGTACGTCCGAGCTATCCCCAGCATCTCCTCGAATCGCTTTTGATTTCGCCTAACTGTAAGTCACTTACGCTTGCTGATATTGGCGCCGGTACCGGAAAACTAACAAGGTTACTGACAAATATTGGAGATAGTAAACATATTGTGTGGGCGGTCGAACCAAGTCATGATATGCGAAACCAATTAATTCAACTCCAGGATGAACATTCTTTTGAAATCTTTTCTGGTACGGCCGAATGCACCGGCCTTCCTAGTTCTTCATGCGACCTTGTTTTTTATTCGCAGAGTTGGCACTGGCTTGATCGTGAATCTGCTCTTGTCGAAGCGAGTCGGATTCTTAAGCCAGGCGGGACTGCTGTCGTCCTTGTCAACCAGCTAGACGTCTCAATCCCGTGGGTAAAACGTTTATCGCGGATTATGCGGTCCGGAGATGTCTATCGTTCTACCGCACCGCCATCGTTCGGTTCTTTATTTTCCCAGCCAACGTTTGCGATGGCATCCTGGCAAGATTATTTATCTGTGCAAGGCGTGCTCAAACTTGGCACGACCCGCTCGTCATGGATCCGATCGAGTCCGGCTAATCGTGAGAGAATGCAGCGCAACCTCCGATGGTATCTGTACGAGAAACTAGGCTTTGATGATCAGAACGTTGTTGAAATCCCGTATTTAACCTATATGTGGTCTGCTATACGACGATAA
- a CDS encoding threonine/serine ThrE exporter family protein: MDEQPTNNSVQSPETIAEKVNSILMLGTMLLACGAGAYRVKAAMSRAAKAIGLTRLESSVSMTDITATAWLGQETHTSFAEQRRVGVNAEKLDRIMQGVAHLREGMNAGDLRAMLRETTARDRHYGLWTTVLASAIACAGFCFLNGGRAIECATVFFAAGVGQLIRKLLLGRGYAHFLTWILCAVASTLVYILLLEAGHAGGFLVLHQYESGLISSILYLIPGFPLTTAMLDFVRNDTQSAVARFSYCIMVIGSAGVSVWVVVHALDWQVEAGVIEPLPFWTMTFLRILTSFVAAFGFAVLFNAPWKVCAAAAVAGALANTGRLLLQENVNLPWQLGVGLAALVVGIVATIVAWKTSHSRVSLSVPAVVIMIPGVPFYRALVAINEGDFQSAIGIFAKVFFVIMSIGFGLAIARVVMDNGWRHDMDTSHLPDTLDTDVRDAV; encoded by the coding sequence ATGGACGAACAGCCCACAAACAATTCTGTACAAAGCCCAGAAACAATAGCTGAAAAAGTCAATTCGATTTTGATGCTTGGCACGATGCTACTGGCATGTGGTGCTGGAGCATACCGTGTTAAGGCAGCAATGTCTCGAGCTGCTAAGGCTATAGGCTTAACCCGGCTCGAATCTTCAGTATCAATGACCGATATTACAGCTACTGCCTGGCTTGGTCAGGAAACGCATACAAGCTTTGCAGAACAGCGTCGTGTTGGCGTCAACGCAGAAAAGCTCGACCGTATCATGCAAGGTGTGGCGCATCTACGTGAGGGTATGAATGCTGGTGACCTGCGGGCAATGCTGCGGGAAACGACCGCACGTGACCGTCACTATGGCTTGTGGACAACAGTTCTTGCTTCAGCGATCGCTTGTGCAGGTTTCTGTTTCCTTAATGGTGGCCGTGCTATTGAATGCGCAACCGTGTTTTTTGCTGCCGGTGTCGGTCAGCTTATCCGTAAGCTTTTACTGGGGCGTGGCTACGCTCACTTCCTCACATGGATTTTGTGTGCAGTTGCTTCAACGCTCGTCTATATCCTCTTACTAGAAGCAGGCCATGCAGGCGGTTTTCTCGTTCTTCACCAGTATGAGTCTGGATTGATTTCCTCGATTCTATACCTTATTCCAGGATTCCCGTTGACGACGGCGATGCTCGATTTCGTTCGTAACGACACGCAGTCTGCCGTGGCTCGTTTTTCATATTGCATTATGGTTATCGGCTCTGCGGGTGTCTCAGTCTGGGTTGTTGTGCATGCGTTGGATTGGCAGGTCGAAGCGGGTGTTATTGAACCGTTGCCTTTCTGGACAATGACGTTCCTGCGTATTTTGACATCGTTCGTCGCAGCATTCGGATTCGCAGTGTTGTTTAATGCGCCGTGGAAGGTTTGCGCAGCAGCAGCTGTTGCGGGAGCTCTGGCAAACACTGGACGTCTTCTGTTACAAGAAAACGTTAATTTGCCATGGCAGCTTGGTGTTGGCTTGGCTGCACTCGTCGTAGGAATTGTTGCGACAATTGTTGCGTGGAAGACGTCGCATTCTCGTGTCTCGTTGTCAGTTCCTGCGGTTGTCATCATGATTCCTGGAGTTCCGTTCTATCGTGCTCTTGTAGCGATTAACGAAGGTGATTTCCAGAGTGCTATTGGCATCTTTGCGAAAGTGTTCTTCGTTATCATGTCCATCGGTTTTGGTTTAGCTATTGCGCGAGTGGTGATGGATAACGGTTGGCGACATGATATGGACACCTCGCATCTTCCAGACACTTTAGATACTGATGTGCGTGATGCAGTCTGA
- a CDS encoding aspartate:alanine exchanger family transporter — translation MSYIFQLFADNQVLLLFFLVGTGAIFSKIRVKGVSLGAAAVLFLSIGVTAWALHSGYEIEVEHDLGVLGLALFAFAIGISSGPNFFNTLKSSILPVLLMIGAYAMAAGAAAGVGRALGMDWALIAGTFAGATTNTPALSAAGTASGDPALATVGYAISYLFGVIGMLILAAIALSRRHEDKDKPSPISNRTIRVERTDHPTIKSLRATIGGTVHFSRIRRGETGPIWLPAGDDVLYQDDLVTVIGTVAEVDEAIKLVGHGSSHSLIADRRYLDFRRVTISNSAIAGRKIGELELEEKFGGTISRIRRGDTDMAANPRLRLQLGDRVRVVAPTHSMKEISQYFGDSSHGLTDINPIALGLGMALGILIGEWEILTPSGLTFSIGSAAGTLIVGLVMGRLGRIGKIVTTLPYTTCQVLSEIGLLVFLAYAGTKAGSQILIAFTGGAWVQILLLGIMITTIVGAGFYLSMRAFTSTGGTRLAGAIGGIQTQPAVLAFVNDRTSFDPRVALGYAMVYPVAMVAKIFVAQILGSFAGL, via the coding sequence ATGTCGTATATATTTCAGCTCTTTGCTGACAATCAAGTACTGTTACTGTTCTTCCTTGTCGGAACCGGAGCGATATTTTCGAAGATCCGAGTTAAAGGTGTCTCATTAGGTGCCGCCGCGGTACTCTTCTTATCCATCGGGGTTACCGCATGGGCACTACACTCCGGATATGAAATCGAAGTAGAGCACGATCTGGGCGTCCTAGGACTAGCACTCTTTGCTTTTGCTATCGGAATCTCATCCGGACCGAACTTTTTCAACACCCTCAAATCTTCCATATTGCCCGTCCTCCTCATGATCGGAGCCTACGCAATGGCCGCTGGCGCAGCTGCAGGCGTCGGGCGCGCACTTGGAATGGATTGGGCACTCATCGCGGGAACGTTCGCCGGGGCAACGACAAACACACCAGCGTTATCCGCAGCTGGAACGGCATCTGGTGACCCTGCTCTAGCGACCGTTGGCTATGCGATCTCGTACCTCTTCGGAGTTATTGGGATGCTCATCTTGGCAGCTATAGCGCTATCGCGGCGTCACGAAGATAAAGATAAACCTTCACCTATTAGTAACCGGACCATACGCGTCGAACGCACCGATCATCCAACCATCAAATCGCTTCGAGCAACCATTGGTGGCACAGTTCATTTCTCCCGGATCCGACGAGGTGAAACCGGCCCCATCTGGCTCCCTGCCGGAGATGACGTCCTCTACCAAGATGACCTTGTTACTGTTATCGGAACCGTTGCTGAAGTCGACGAAGCAATCAAACTTGTTGGTCACGGCTCGAGTCACTCGCTCATCGCCGATCGTCGCTACCTCGATTTCCGCCGCGTCACTATCTCAAATTCAGCTATCGCTGGACGCAAAATTGGCGAGCTCGAACTAGAAGAAAAGTTTGGAGGCACAATTTCTCGTATCCGCCGGGGCGACACGGACATGGCGGCAAATCCGCGATTGCGGTTACAGCTCGGCGATCGAGTCCGCGTCGTCGCTCCGACGCACTCCATGAAGGAAATTTCTCAGTACTTTGGAGATTCTTCACATGGTTTAACCGATATTAACCCCATCGCATTAGGTTTGGGAATGGCGCTAGGTATCCTCATTGGCGAATGGGAAATCCTCACACCTTCCGGACTAACTTTCTCGATCGGCTCCGCAGCTGGCACACTTATCGTCGGTTTAGTCATGGGTCGTCTGGGACGCATCGGGAAGATTGTCACCACGCTCCCATACACAACTTGCCAAGTTCTCTCCGAAATCGGTTTGTTGGTATTCCTTGCATACGCAGGAACTAAGGCTGGATCTCAGATCCTCATCGCATTTACTGGTGGCGCGTGGGTGCAAATCTTGCTTCTAGGTATTATGATCACGACTATCGTGGGAGCCGGATTCTATCTCTCTATGCGGGCCTTTACCTCTACTGGAGGGACTCGTCTTGCCGGAGCGATCGGCGGAATCCAGACACAGCCTGCAGTTTTGGCTTTTGTCAATGATCGTACCTCGTTTGATCCACGAGTAGCTCTCGGATATGCAATGGTCTACCCAGTCGCAATGGTAGCCAAAATATTTGTCGCTCAAATCCTTGGCTCATTTGCTGGACTCTGA
- the aspA gene encoding aspartate ammonia-lyase, whose translation MVESRIEEDLLGTREIPNDAYYGVHTQRAMENFCFSGKTINDVPELIRGMVYVKKAEALANGDARVITRRVSRAIADACDLILNDGRCMDQFPVDVFQGGAGTSVNMNTNEVVANLALELLGEPKGTYDVVNPNDHVNKSQSTNDAYPTGFRIAVYTMIHQLMEEVDRMQTAFAAVGERYSHVLKMGRTQLQDAVPMTVGQEFDAFSVLMSEEIRNLNRESELLLEVNLGATAIGTKLNTPDDFQERVVRRLAEVTGLAVTASPNLIEATSDTGAYISIHSALKRLAVKLSTICNDLRLLSSGPRAGLNEINLPEMQAGSSIMPAKVNPVIPEVVNQICFKVIGNDTTVMMASEAGQLQLNVMEPVIGQAIFESISLLTRALVTLRERCVDGITVNEDICMSYVMNSIGLVTYLNDIIGHHNGDLIGKEAARTGKSVREIVLERGLLSEADLDRALSVENLMKPKYMGQMFSEDEGI comes from the coding sequence GTGGTGGAAAGTCGAATTGAAGAGGATCTTCTCGGAACCCGAGAGATTCCGAATGATGCATACTATGGGGTGCACACTCAGCGTGCGATGGAAAATTTTTGTTTCTCGGGCAAGACGATTAACGATGTTCCGGAACTGATACGCGGAATGGTCTATGTGAAGAAAGCTGAAGCACTAGCTAACGGTGATGCTCGAGTCATTACTCGCCGTGTTTCACGCGCAATCGCTGATGCGTGCGACCTGATCTTGAACGACGGGCGATGCATGGACCAATTCCCGGTCGACGTCTTCCAAGGCGGTGCCGGCACCTCAGTTAATATGAACACCAACGAAGTTGTCGCGAATCTTGCGCTGGAACTCTTAGGCGAGCCCAAGGGGACTTACGACGTCGTCAATCCCAATGATCATGTGAACAAATCTCAGTCCACAAACGATGCGTATCCCACCGGATTCCGCATTGCAGTTTATACGATGATTCATCAGCTCATGGAAGAAGTCGATCGGATGCAAACTGCGTTCGCGGCGGTTGGAGAGCGGTACTCTCACGTGCTGAAGATGGGACGTACACAGTTACAAGATGCGGTACCGATGACTGTTGGACAAGAGTTCGACGCATTTAGTGTGCTGATGTCTGAAGAGATTCGCAATTTGAATCGAGAATCTGAGTTACTACTTGAAGTGAATCTCGGTGCCACTGCGATCGGAACCAAGCTCAATACCCCCGATGATTTTCAAGAACGGGTTGTTCGCCGGCTAGCCGAAGTTACTGGGCTCGCTGTCACCGCCTCACCGAACCTTATCGAAGCAACTTCCGATACTGGTGCATATATTTCAATTCATTCTGCGCTCAAGCGTCTGGCGGTAAAGCTTTCTACAATTTGTAATGATTTACGACTCTTGTCGTCTGGTCCGCGTGCTGGTTTGAATGAAATCAACTTACCGGAAATGCAGGCGGGGTCGTCGATTATGCCGGCCAAGGTTAATCCAGTTATCCCGGAGGTAGTCAATCAGATTTGTTTCAAAGTCATCGGAAACGACACCACGGTCATGATGGCCTCGGAAGCGGGACAGCTGCAACTGAATGTGATGGAACCGGTTATTGGGCAAGCAATTTTTGAGTCGATTTCATTGCTCACTCGCGCACTGGTGACTTTGCGCGAGCGCTGTGTTGATGGCATCACGGTCAATGAAGATATCTGTATGAGTTACGTGATGAATTCTATTGGTCTTGTCACATACTTAAATGACATCATTGGTCATCATAACGGTGATCTGATTGGGAAAGAGGCTGCACGAACTGGAAAGTCTGTGCGTGAAATCGTGCTAGAACGCGGTTTATTAAGCGAGGCTGACCTAGATCGTGCATTGTCGGTGGAGAATTTGATGAAGCCGAAGTATATGGGGCAGATGTTTTCTGAGGACGAAGGAATTTAG
- a CDS encoding branched-chain amino acid aminotransferase, giving the protein MVRRLTSLEEQAGNQWPGAEELASRYTQLAHPGVKSADEYASSMERLNFGADFTDYMVRASWDETRGWHGHAVVPYGPLALDPAGAVLHYGQEVFEGLKAYRHADGSVWTFRPAYNAARMNESNKRLMIPQFPIEDFLASLVCLVRADQRWVPQTPGASLYLRPFIFASEAFLGVRGAQRFEYGVVASPSGPYFSGGLQPINVWVERDHHRAGPGGMGSVKTGGNYAASFFAKSHAKERGFDEVLFLDAATNSYVDELGAMNVFVVMADGSVRTPALSGTILPGATRSSILQMLDDDGVVVSEEPLALAEIWEGIKAGAVVEMFACGTAATVVPIGSLTLGEERVDLSSSSFSESVYESLTDIQFGRTKDRFGWMYKLADPAKL; this is encoded by the coding sequence GTGGTACGCCGATTGACATCGTTGGAAGAGCAAGCCGGTAACCAGTGGCCAGGCGCTGAGGAATTGGCTTCACGCTATACGCAGCTTGCGCATCCGGGTGTTAAAAGCGCTGATGAATATGCCAGCTCGATGGAACGGTTGAATTTTGGTGCTGATTTTACTGACTATATGGTGCGGGCTTCGTGGGATGAAACGCGTGGCTGGCATGGGCATGCCGTTGTTCCTTATGGTCCACTTGCGTTGGATCCTGCCGGTGCAGTCTTACATTATGGCCAAGAAGTTTTTGAAGGTTTAAAAGCTTATCGCCATGCTGATGGTTCGGTGTGGACCTTCCGGCCGGCCTATAATGCTGCGCGAATGAATGAGTCAAACAAACGGTTGATGATTCCGCAGTTCCCGATTGAAGATTTTTTGGCGTCGCTAGTGTGCCTTGTCCGCGCTGATCAACGGTGGGTTCCGCAGACGCCGGGTGCGTCGTTGTATTTGCGGCCGTTTATTTTTGCTTCGGAGGCGTTCTTAGGGGTGCGTGGGGCGCAACGTTTTGAATATGGTGTGGTTGCTTCCCCATCAGGACCATATTTTTCTGGTGGTTTGCAGCCGATTAACGTCTGGGTGGAGCGTGATCATCATCGTGCCGGCCCGGGCGGTATGGGTAGTGTGAAGACTGGTGGTAATTATGCGGCGTCGTTCTTTGCGAAGAGTCATGCTAAAGAGCGCGGGTTCGACGAAGTCTTGTTTTTAGATGCGGCTACTAATTCGTATGTGGACGAGTTGGGCGCGATGAATGTTTTTGTTGTTATGGCAGACGGTTCTGTGCGGACGCCGGCGTTGTCTGGAACGATTTTGCCCGGTGCGACACGGTCGTCAATTTTGCAAATGCTTGACGACGACGGTGTGGTGGTTTCTGAGGAGCCGTTAGCTTTGGCTGAGATCTGGGAGGGGATTAAAGCCGGGGCTGTCGTGGAGATGTTTGCCTGTGGCACGGCTGCGACAGTGGTTCCGATTGGTTCGTTAACGTTAGGAGAAGAGCGAGTGGATTTGTCTTCTTCGTCGTTCTCGGAAAGTGTGTATGAGTCACTAACGGATATCCAGTTTGGGCGTACAAAAGACCGTTTTGGGTGGATGTATAAACTTGCTGACCCCGCGAAATTGTAG